A genomic stretch from Desulfohalobium retbaense DSM 5692 includes:
- a CDS encoding lysophospholipid acyltransferase family protein — translation MSIPPIARIPYTSPAVSPSPLARRAPSLAFYPGMLRIIFQAARLAKRGRYNKAEWIQSSLRTVALLERVGVRLEIKGTEQLASLQYPCVFIANHMSTLETFVLPSLLRPHAPLTFVVKRSLVTYPVFKHVMRSRDPIVVDRENPRADLKTVLEGGEQRLKNGISVVVFPQSTRSVRIDAQQFNSIGIKLARRAGVPVVPIALKSDAWGAGRLIKDFGPIDPKKTVHFHFGTPMQVHGNGKSEHQAVLAFIQERIETWLKQDAAQGS, via the coding sequence ATGTCCATTCCCCCCATCGCCCGCATCCCGTATACCTCTCCGGCTGTTTCCCCCTCACCTTTGGCGCGGCGAGCCCCGTCTCTTGCCTTTTATCCGGGAATGCTCAGGATTATTTTCCAGGCCGCCCGGCTGGCCAAACGGGGCCGGTACAACAAGGCGGAGTGGATCCAGAGTAGCCTGCGCACAGTGGCGTTACTGGAACGGGTCGGCGTCCGGCTGGAGATCAAGGGGACAGAGCAGCTCGCAAGTCTCCAGTATCCCTGCGTTTTTATTGCCAATCACATGTCGACCCTGGAAACATTTGTTTTGCCGTCTCTTTTGCGTCCCCACGCCCCGTTGACCTTTGTGGTCAAGCGCAGTTTGGTGACCTATCCCGTCTTCAAGCACGTCATGCGCAGCCGTGATCCCATTGTTGTCGACCGGGAAAATCCCCGTGCCGATCTCAAGACTGTCCTTGAAGGCGGCGAACAGCGCCTTAAAAACGGCATCTCTGTCGTCGTGTTCCCCCAGAGCACGCGCAGCGTTCGTATTGATGCCCAACAATTCAACTCCATTGGTATCAAACTCGCACGCCGCGCAGGAGTGCCGGTGGTGCCTATCGCCTTAAAGTCCGATGCCTGGGGGGCCGGGCGCCTGATCAAAGATTTCGGGCCCATTGATCCGAAGAAAACGGTCCATTTCCACTTTGGAACCCCGATGCAGGTCCACGGCAACGGCAAGAGCGAACATCAAGCTGTGCTGGCCTTTATTCAGGAGCGCATCGAGACCTGGCTTAAGCAGGATGCAGCCCAAGGGAGCTGA
- a CDS encoding TVP38/TMEM64 family protein — translation MLYFPEKRYWRKAAAVLVLLGLGFAAYHLLAPEWVWDPQRIEQVFQRLRARPFAPVWVGGFFILGTFLFIPVTALIAAVATLFSPWGSLAVSLGASMISSLILYWVGRVLGKGPVTAVSGPRLFRLGQRLRRRGMVATTLMRMMPIAHFTVINLISGALVFPVRGFLLGTLVGMLPTMVAVIFVTDRFRSLILNPDWPHFFLFLGVAVVLILLVGIWRRRVWRRTFPLEPKQTTRG, via the coding sequence ATGCTCTATTTTCCGGAAAAGCGGTATTGGCGCAAGGCGGCTGCCGTTCTTGTTTTGCTGGGCCTCGGGTTCGCCGCCTATCACCTCTTGGCCCCGGAGTGGGTCTGGGACCCCCAGCGCATTGAACAGGTCTTCCAACGCCTGCGGGCCCGTCCTTTTGCCCCGGTCTGGGTTGGTGGATTCTTCATCCTCGGAACCTTTCTCTTCATACCTGTCACAGCGCTTATTGCCGCGGTAGCAACCCTTTTTTCGCCCTGGGGCAGCCTGGCGGTGTCGCTCGGCGCGAGCATGATCAGCTCTCTCATTCTGTATTGGGTGGGGCGCGTGCTCGGAAAAGGCCCTGTCACAGCGGTCAGCGGCCCTAGACTGTTTCGGTTGGGACAACGATTGCGTCGGCGCGGGATGGTCGCCACCACCTTGATGCGCATGATGCCCATCGCCCATTTCACGGTCATCAATCTCATCTCCGGCGCCCTGGTCTTTCCCGTTCGGGGATTTCTCCTGGGCACGCTGGTGGGCATGCTGCCGACCATGGTGGCCGTTATTTTCGTGACCGACCGTTTTCGGAGCCTGATTTTAAACCCGGACTGGCCCCATTTTTTTCTCTTTCTTGGCGTGGCTGTAGTCCTTATCCTCCTTGTCGGGATCTGGCGGCGGCGGGTGTGGCGACGGACTTTTCCTCTGGAACCCAAACAGACAACGCGAGGTTGA
- a CDS encoding dihydrolipoyl dehydrogenase family protein, with protein MPERFDVIVLGTGPAGGVVAKECVAAGLSVAAIDKGDFGGTCPLRGCEPKKVLVDAADAVARASNMQGNGVTGNFGLEWPSLHRFQRSFVEPIPKAVQHSLHKAGITTVQGVPVFTGANTLSVEGRQFEAEHIVIATGAQPRQLPVPGNDLALTSDDFFHLSSLPSRLVFVGGGFISFEFAHVAALAGAEVSIVHRSERVLRPFDPDLVARVEEASRQAGIRIYKDTPVHSLSEDGSEVVLTAGPEGTQRFVADAVVNAIGRVPSIDGLDLENAGIEWSEHGVRVNEFMQSVSNPAIYAAGDVAEPGQALTPVAVMHAETVVHNILNGPSKTADHSGTAATLFTYPPLARVGMLESEARETDPDCVVKHRHSENWSEYQRLGQQYAGYKIVFSGDRQRVLGAHLLGDGAEEVANVFALAVRKGLSVASLQDMLWAYPSFGYTLRHMLG; from the coding sequence ATGCCAGAGCGATTTGATGTGATTGTCCTCGGCACGGGCCCGGCCGGGGGCGTTGTCGCCAAAGAGTGCGTAGCGGCCGGTCTGTCCGTTGCCGCGATTGACAAGGGTGATTTTGGCGGCACCTGTCCCTTGCGGGGGTGCGAACCCAAAAAGGTCCTGGTGGACGCGGCAGATGCCGTGGCCCGCGCCTCCAACATGCAGGGCAACGGAGTCACCGGAAACTTCGGTTTGGAATGGCCGTCTCTGCACCGCTTCCAGCGCAGTTTTGTCGAGCCGATCCCGAAGGCCGTGCAACATTCGTTGCATAAAGCCGGGATAACCACTGTCCAGGGAGTACCGGTATTCACCGGGGCGAACACACTCAGTGTGGAAGGACGGCAATTCGAGGCCGAACACATTGTCATCGCCACCGGGGCCCAGCCCCGGCAATTGCCGGTACCCGGCAACGACTTGGCGTTGACCAGCGATGATTTTTTCCACCTCTCCTCACTGCCGTCCCGGCTCGTCTTTGTAGGCGGCGGCTTTATCAGTTTTGAATTCGCCCATGTTGCCGCCCTGGCTGGGGCCGAAGTGAGCATTGTCCACCGCAGTGAGCGGGTTTTACGCCCGTTTGACCCCGACTTGGTGGCTCGGGTCGAAGAAGCCTCGCGGCAGGCGGGAATCCGGATATATAAAGACACGCCCGTCCACTCCCTGAGCGAGGACGGCTCTGAGGTGGTCCTGACTGCGGGGCCGGAGGGCACACAGCGTTTTGTCGCGGACGCTGTCGTCAATGCCATCGGGCGGGTCCCTTCGATTGATGGGCTGGATTTAGAGAATGCCGGGATTGAGTGGAGCGAGCACGGCGTGCGGGTCAACGAATTCATGCAAAGTGTATCCAACCCCGCCATCTATGCGGCAGGAGATGTGGCAGAACCCGGCCAAGCCCTGACACCGGTGGCGGTCATGCACGCTGAAACCGTGGTTCACAATATCTTGAACGGCCCGAGCAAAACAGCCGACCATAGCGGTACTGCTGCTACGCTCTTTACGTATCCGCCCCTGGCCCGTGTGGGAATGCTCGAAAGCGAGGCCCGGGAAACCGATCCGGACTGTGTTGTCAAACACCGGCACAGCGAAAACTGGTCCGAGTACCAGCGTCTGGGTCAACAATACGCCGGCTACAAGATTGTCTTCAGTGGGGACCGGCAACGGGTGCTTGGGGCCCATCTTCTTGGCGACGGCGCCGAAGAGGTCGCCAATGTGTTTGCCCTGGCCGTGCGCAAAGGGCTTTCCGTGGCCTCTCTTCAGGATATGCTCTGGGCCTATCCCTCCTTTGGCTACACCCTGCGCCATATGCTGGGTTGA
- the lysA gene encoding diaminopimelate decarboxylase, with product MHHFVYKDGRLQAEEFDVAELAATYGTPLYIYSTATLRRHYHAFDSAFEGLDHLTCFSAKANSNLSVLRLLGDMGAGVDIVSGGELYRALKAGIAPEKIVYSGVGKQRHEIEQALEADILMFNCESVPELELINEVAQEKGLVARISLRINPDVDPQTHPYISTGLKKNKFGLNLEQSEEAYRLARDLPGVDPIGMDCHIGSQLTSIEPFLEALERLKRFYAKLQDMGLAIRYLDLGGGLGITYDEETPPHPQQLGEALAESLKDLDVTLILEPGRVIAGNAGIMVSKVLYTKTSEAKHFTVVDAAMNDLVRPSLYGAYHRLAEVTPQKRQELPMDIVGPICETGDFLAQDRTLPELAPGECIAAFSAGAYGFTMASQYNSRPRAAEILVDGDQARIVRRRETYEDLIALETDALTGK from the coding sequence ATGCACCATTTTGTATACAAAGACGGCCGCTTGCAGGCTGAAGAGTTCGATGTGGCCGAGTTGGCCGCCACCTACGGCACCCCCTTGTATATCTACTCTACGGCCACTTTGCGCCGCCATTACCACGCCTTTGATTCCGCCTTCGAGGGGTTGGACCATTTGACCTGCTTCTCAGCCAAGGCCAATTCCAACCTCAGTGTCCTGCGCCTGCTGGGCGACATGGGCGCCGGGGTGGATATCGTCTCTGGCGGAGAATTGTACCGGGCATTGAAGGCCGGGATCGCCCCGGAGAAAATCGTCTATTCCGGGGTCGGCAAACAGCGCCATGAAATCGAACAGGCCCTGGAAGCCGATATTTTGATGTTCAATTGCGAATCTGTCCCGGAATTGGAACTCATCAACGAGGTGGCCCAGGAGAAGGGGCTGGTGGCCCGGATCAGTCTGCGCATCAACCCGGATGTGGACCCCCAAACCCATCCCTACATTTCCACCGGTCTTAAGAAGAACAAATTCGGCCTCAACCTCGAGCAATCCGAAGAGGCTTATCGCTTGGCCCGGGATCTGCCTGGCGTGGACCCCATCGGTATGGATTGTCATATCGGCTCGCAGCTGACGAGCATCGAGCCGTTTCTGGAGGCCCTGGAGCGGCTGAAGCGTTTTTATGCCAAGCTGCAGGACATGGGGCTGGCCATTCGCTACCTGGATCTGGGCGGCGGCCTGGGCATCACCTACGACGAAGAGACGCCACCACACCCTCAGCAACTTGGCGAGGCCTTGGCCGAATCTCTGAAGGACCTGGATGTGACCCTTATTCTCGAGCCTGGTCGGGTCATTGCTGGCAATGCCGGCATCATGGTCAGCAAGGTCTTGTACACCAAGACTTCGGAGGCCAAACATTTTACCGTTGTTGACGCGGCCATGAACGATCTGGTCCGCCCTTCTCTCTACGGTGCCTACCACCGTCTGGCCGAAGTCACTCCCCAGAAGCGTCAGGAATTGCCGATGGACATTGTTGGTCCTATTTGTGAAACAGGGGATTTTCTGGCTCAGGACCGGACACTTCCGGAGCTGGCCCCCGGTGAGTGTATCGCCGCATTTTCCGCGGGCGCGTATGGCTTCACCATGGCCTCACAATACAATTCGCGCCCCCGGGCGGCCGAGATCCTGGTCGATGGCGATCAGGCCCGGATCGTTCGCCGCCGCGAAACCTATGAAGACTTGATCGCTTTGGAAACGGACGCCTTGACGGGAAAATGA
- a CDS encoding uracil-DNA glycosylase family protein, whose translation MAKQVLPQELADIALRLCHSLSSLSFSAPVTHVYNPLEYAWRGYRSYLEYAAWQPPILLVGMNPGPWGMAQTGVPFGDKDLVSSWLGITAAVNRPPREHPKRPVQGFDCPRGEVSGQRLWGWARDRFGSPERFFQKFFVANYCPLSFMEESGRNRTPDKLPVAERKTLFHTCDSALEETVRLIAPEWVLGIGKFAAGRAAAACRELDVRIESVPHPSPASPLANQGWSRLMDARLAELGCDGIRSSS comes from the coding sequence ATGGCCAAACAAGTACTGCCTCAGGAACTGGCTGATATCGCTTTGCGGCTCTGCCATTCCCTGAGTTCCTTATCCTTTTCCGCCCCGGTGACCCACGTCTACAACCCCCTTGAATACGCTTGGCGCGGGTATCGGTCCTACCTCGAGTACGCGGCCTGGCAGCCGCCGATCCTCCTTGTCGGTATGAACCCCGGGCCATGGGGCATGGCCCAAACTGGAGTCCCCTTCGGCGACAAGGACCTGGTGTCTTCCTGGCTGGGAATTACAGCGGCTGTTAACAGGCCGCCTCGAGAGCATCCCAAGCGGCCTGTCCAGGGCTTCGATTGCCCGCGGGGCGAGGTCAGCGGCCAACGCTTGTGGGGCTGGGCCAGAGACCGTTTCGGTTCACCGGAACGCTTTTTTCAAAAGTTTTTCGTAGCCAATTATTGCCCGCTTTCCTTTATGGAGGAATCGGGGCGCAACCGAACACCGGACAAACTTCCGGTCGCGGAACGCAAAACCCTTTTCCACACGTGTGACTCAGCCCTCGAAGAAACCGTCCGTCTCATAGCCCCCGAATGGGTTTTGGGGATCGGGAAATTTGCCGCTGGACGCGCCGCTGCGGCCTGCCGGGAACTCGACGTGCGTATCGAAAGCGTCCCCCATCCGAGTCCGGCCAGTCCCCTGGCCAACCAGGGCTGGTCCCGACTTATGGACGCGCGCTTGGCCGAGCTCGGCTGTGACGGGATTCGTTCCTCTTCCTGA
- a CDS encoding aldo/keto reductase, whose product MEYVTLPNSDLTVSRVALGTWAIGGWMWGGTDVEQSIRTIEAALDQGITMIDTAPVYGFGRSEEIVGEALRRSGRRQEVALATKVALEWTEDGAVRRNSTPQRIRQEVEDSLKRLQTDVIDLYQIHWPDKLVPFEETAAVMQQLKDEGKIRAVGVSNYSPEQMDDFRQKAELTNCQPPYNLFERKIEDDVLPYCQENTIALVTYGALCRGLLSGRMSADRTFTGDDLRKVDPKFQSPRFSQYLQAVTALDQWAKEKYDKRILHLAVRWILDQGVHVALWGGRRPEQMEPLPEIFGWTLKEHDKEDIETILRTHITDPVGPEFMAPPHRQ is encoded by the coding sequence ATGGAATACGTCACGCTCCCGAATTCAGATCTCACTGTGAGCCGGGTCGCTCTGGGCACCTGGGCCATCGGAGGATGGATGTGGGGCGGAACCGATGTCGAACAATCAATCCGGACCATTGAAGCCGCCCTGGACCAGGGCATCACCATGATCGACACCGCCCCGGTCTACGGTTTCGGACGCTCCGAAGAAATTGTCGGCGAGGCCCTGCGCCGTTCCGGACGGCGCCAGGAGGTCGCTCTGGCCACCAAAGTCGCCCTGGAATGGACCGAGGATGGCGCGGTGCGCCGCAATTCGACACCCCAGCGCATCCGCCAGGAAGTCGAGGATTCCCTGAAGCGGCTGCAAACCGACGTCATTGATCTCTACCAGATCCATTGGCCGGACAAGCTGGTTCCCTTCGAGGAAACCGCTGCAGTTATGCAACAGCTCAAAGACGAAGGCAAAATCCGCGCCGTCGGAGTCAGCAATTATAGTCCTGAACAGATGGACGATTTCCGGCAAAAAGCGGAATTGACCAATTGCCAGCCGCCCTACAATCTCTTTGAACGCAAGATCGAGGACGATGTCCTGCCGTATTGTCAAGAAAATACAATCGCTCTGGTCACCTATGGCGCCCTCTGCCGGGGCCTTTTGAGCGGGCGCATGAGCGCGGACCGAACTTTCACCGGCGACGACCTGCGTAAAGTGGACCCCAAATTCCAATCCCCCCGTTTCAGCCAATATCTGCAAGCTGTTACGGCCCTGGACCAATGGGCCAAGGAAAAATACGACAAACGGATCCTGCACCTGGCTGTGCGCTGGATCCTGGATCAGGGTGTCCATGTCGCCTTGTGGGGGGGCAGACGGCCGGAACAGATGGAACCGCTCCCGGAAATCTTCGGTTGGACACTCAAAGAGCACGACAAAGAAGATATCGAGACCATTCTCCGCACTCACATCACTGATCCGGTGGGTCCGGAATTCATGGCCCCGCCGCACCGGCAATAG
- the pgm gene encoding phosphoglucomutase (alpha-D-glucose-1,6-bisphosphate-dependent) produces the protein MAVHEHAGQLPAQTLLTNIPRLVATYYSRTPDSADPAQQVAFGTSGHRGSALSGSFNERHILAISQAICEWRHSHGYQGPLFLGMDTHALSEPAWISAVEVFAANGVPVRFQRGRGYTPTPVISHAIVVWNRHHPGALADGVVITPSHNPPQDGGFKYNPPHGGPAGTETTRWIEQRANALLQSPEAIRRMPLERALRQSFIEEHDYIQPYIQDLRHVVDLDAIRTSGLKIGVDPMGGSGIAFWEPLAEMYGLNLEVVNATIDPRFAFMPLDKDGVIRMDCSSPYAMRALLDLKDRFEIAFGNDPDYDRHGIVTASAGLLNPNHYLAAAVWYLFQHRPEWTSRVAVGKTMVTTSLLDRIANDLQRPLVEVPVGFKWFVEGLQSGELGFGGEESAGATFLRREGSVWTTDKDGFVMDLLAAEITAVTGSDPARLYDGLTDRFGAPIYERLQAPADAAAKAKLKQLSPDQIQTTTLAGETIRSIQTTAPANDAPFGGVKVVTDNGWFAARPSGTEDIYKIYTESFLGREHLQQLQEEAQQVVDRALYG, from the coding sequence ATGGCGGTACACGAACATGCGGGCCAACTCCCCGCCCAAACATTGCTGACCAATATCCCGCGCCTGGTCGCAACCTATTACAGCCGAACCCCGGATTCTGCGGATCCAGCCCAACAGGTCGCATTCGGAACCTCCGGACACCGTGGAAGCGCGTTGAGCGGGAGTTTCAATGAACGCCACATCCTGGCCATAAGTCAGGCCATCTGTGAATGGCGACACAGCCACGGCTACCAGGGCCCGCTTTTTTTGGGCATGGACACCCACGCCCTTTCCGAGCCGGCCTGGATCTCGGCGGTGGAAGTCTTTGCCGCCAACGGCGTCCCGGTGCGTTTCCAGCGCGGCCGCGGATACACACCGACTCCGGTAATCTCCCACGCCATTGTGGTCTGGAACAGGCACCACCCCGGCGCCCTGGCCGACGGTGTCGTGATCACCCCCTCGCACAATCCCCCCCAGGACGGCGGCTTCAAATACAACCCGCCGCACGGTGGTCCGGCCGGAACCGAAACGACACGCTGGATCGAACAACGGGCCAATGCCTTGCTGCAGTCTCCGGAGGCCATCCGGCGCATGCCGCTTGAACGGGCCTTGAGGCAGTCGTTCATTGAAGAACACGACTATATCCAGCCCTATATCCAGGACCTGCGCCACGTCGTCGATCTCGACGCCATCCGGACAAGCGGGTTGAAAATCGGCGTCGACCCCATGGGCGGTTCGGGCATCGCCTTTTGGGAGCCCCTGGCCGAAATGTACGGCCTCAATCTGGAGGTGGTGAACGCCACCATTGACCCCCGATTCGCTTTCATGCCTCTGGATAAGGACGGGGTCATCCGCATGGATTGTTCATCACCCTATGCCATGCGTGCCTTGCTGGACCTCAAGGACCGCTTCGAAATCGCCTTCGGCAATGATCCGGATTACGACCGCCACGGCATCGTCACCGCTTCGGCCGGTTTGCTCAATCCCAACCACTATCTGGCCGCGGCTGTCTGGTACCTCTTCCAGCACCGTCCCGAATGGACCTCCCGCGTGGCTGTGGGCAAGACGATGGTCACCACATCATTGCTGGACCGCATCGCCAACGACTTGCAACGGCCCCTCGTCGAGGTTCCTGTGGGCTTCAAATGGTTTGTCGAGGGCCTGCAGTCCGGAGAATTGGGATTTGGCGGGGAAGAAAGCGCCGGAGCGACCTTTCTGCGACGCGAAGGCTCGGTCTGGACCACGGACAAAGACGGCTTTGTCATGGATCTGCTCGCGGCCGAGATCACAGCCGTGACCGGCTCGGACCCGGCCCGGTTGTACGACGGGCTGACCGACCGTTTCGGGGCGCCGATCTATGAACGCCTCCAGGCGCCGGCCGACGCCGCGGCCAAAGCCAAATTGAAGCAGCTCTCACCCGACCAGATCCAAACCACGACGCTGGCCGGGGAGACCATTCGCTCCATTCAGACCACCGCTCCGGCCAACGACGCCCCCTTCGGCGGGGTCAAGGTCGTGACCGACAACGGATGGTTCGCGGCCCGGCCGTCGGGCACCGAAGACATCTACAAAATCTACACCGAGAGCTTCCTCGGGCGCGAGCACCTCCAGCAGCTCCAGGAGGAGGCCCAGCAGGTCGTCGATCGCGCCCTGTACGGCTGA